Proteins from a genomic interval of Flammeovirgaceae bacterium SG7u.111:
- a CDS encoding PRC-barrel domain-containing protein — protein sequence MKRSVKELIGYSIFAKDGIKGDVSDFLFDEDTWTVRYLEADLGNWFKGRRVLVPRVFLGEPEWNNSQFKIHLTKDALKDCPDRDDHKPVSRKYEELLNKHFSISNYWGVTGMTAPAAYPLPWSIGREHIPSSIKTDAEQESKLRSFKELKGYRVECSDKKKGHVKDFVIDDNTWQILFLIVDVGQWTSNKDKLVALPISQIESINFIEKSMGIYMDSVTLEESPEFQPDQPINIEYEKNLYDFYGRKVEQRQY from the coding sequence ATGAAACGATCAGTAAAAGAACTTATAGGATATTCAATTTTTGCAAAAGACGGTATAAAAGGGGATGTTTCCGACTTCCTGTTTGACGAGGACACTTGGACCGTGCGATACTTGGAGGCTGACTTAGGCAACTGGTTCAAGGGCAGGCGAGTACTCGTTCCAAGGGTATTTTTGGGTGAGCCTGAGTGGAACAATAGCCAGTTTAAAATACACCTTACCAAAGATGCACTGAAGGATTGCCCAGACAGGGATGACCACAAACCTGTTTCACGAAAATACGAGGAACTTCTAAACAAGCACTTCTCCATTAGCAACTACTGGGGAGTGACGGGCATGACTGCTCCTGCCGCATACCCTTTGCCTTGGTCAATTGGGCGAGAACATATTCCTAGTAGTATAAAAACAGATGCAGAACAGGAAAGTAAACTTCGCAGCTTCAAAGAGCTGAAAGGCTACAGAGTGGAATGCTCCGACAAGAAAAAAGGACATGTCAAAGATTTTGTCATTGACGATAATACATGGCAAATCTTATTTCTTATAGTAGATGTTGGACAATGGACTTCCAACAAAGATAAATTGGTGGCGCTGCCAATAAGTCAAATAGAGTCGATAAACTTTATAGAGAAAAGCATGGGGATTTATATGGACTCTGTAACGCTGGAAGAATCTCCAGAATTCCAACCCGATCAGCCTATCAATATTGAGTATGAAAAGAATCTCTACGATTTTTACGGCAGGAAAGTAGAGCAACGCCAATACTAG